The Streptomyces nitrosporeus genome includes a window with the following:
- a CDS encoding FG-GAP and VCBS repeat-containing protein: MQIRRFRTASAAFVALAAAAPLTFSGTAAAAGSSAVPGQHVDFDGDGYEDLFVPVPEGTVSGIAKAGYIAVYPGDAKGISPARHRIISQNSAGVPGAATANGRFGAASAADIDGDGYTDLLASAGDGTSVILFGGARGPATRAVEFHGPGNAVGDFDGDGRTDVAGIDRAPWGGEVVLSEDIGADGTAGSTRTAVPADVDSVLESVQAADMNNDGKDDLLVRSGCSDEPDCDGTSLYLSTGTGFTETQILAAPGTYLTHSTVTVGSVNGDAYPDLVFTRQPTGMDSDVDFPSKGGAVAVAYGGPKGQNTALKPSWITQSTAGVPGADEIGDRMGASAAVGDLDGDGYGEVVVGLPGEDVGGAKDAGGVLVFKGRASGVTGTGTRVIGQSTADVPGVDENGDAFGGEVHVVSAAEGVPATLAVAAPDENAGQGGVWLFKGGSAGPVARGSVSFGEASLGVAPSAVHFGRLLG, from the coding sequence ATGCAGATCCGCAGATTCCGTACCGCGTCAGCGGCCTTCGTGGCGCTCGCGGCCGCCGCGCCGCTCACCTTCTCCGGCACGGCCGCGGCCGCCGGGTCCTCGGCCGTGCCGGGGCAGCACGTCGACTTCGACGGGGACGGGTACGAGGACCTGTTCGTCCCGGTGCCCGAGGGGACCGTCTCGGGCATCGCGAAGGCCGGGTACATAGCCGTGTACCCGGGTGACGCGAAGGGCATCAGCCCGGCACGGCACCGGATCATCAGCCAGAACTCGGCCGGGGTGCCCGGGGCGGCCACGGCGAACGGCCGCTTCGGGGCGGCGTCGGCCGCCGACATCGACGGCGACGGATACACCGACCTGCTCGCCTCGGCCGGGGACGGCACGAGCGTCATCCTGTTCGGCGGGGCGCGGGGGCCGGCGACCCGGGCGGTGGAGTTCCACGGCCCGGGGAACGCGGTCGGTGACTTCGACGGGGACGGCCGGACGGACGTGGCCGGGATCGACCGGGCCCCATGGGGCGGGGAGGTCGTGCTGAGCGAGGACATCGGCGCGGACGGGACGGCCGGGAGCACGCGTACGGCCGTGCCCGCCGACGTCGACAGCGTCCTGGAGAGCGTGCAGGCCGCCGACATGAACAACGACGGCAAGGACGACCTGCTGGTGCGCAGCGGCTGCAGCGACGAGCCGGACTGCGACGGGACGTCGCTGTACCTGTCGACCGGCACGGGCTTCACGGAGACTCAGATCCTCGCCGCCCCGGGGACCTACCTCACCCACTCCACGGTGACCGTCGGCTCGGTCAACGGGGACGCCTACCCGGACCTGGTCTTCACCCGGCAGCCCACCGGCATGGACAGCGACGTCGACTTCCCGAGCAAGGGCGGCGCGGTGGCGGTCGCCTACGGAGGTCCCAAGGGGCAGAACACCGCGCTGAAGCCGTCCTGGATCACCCAGAGCACGGCCGGGGTGCCCGGTGCCGACGAGATCGGCGACAGGATGGGGGCGAGTGCGGCGGTCGGGGACCTGGACGGTGACGGCTACGGCGAGGTCGTCGTCGGCCTGCCGGGCGAGGACGTGGGCGGGGCGAAGGACGCCGGAGGGGTGCTGGTGTTCAAGGGGCGCGCCTCGGGCGTCACCGGCACCGGAACCCGGGTGATCGGCCAGTCGACGGCGGACGTCCCCGGCGTCGACGAGAACGGTGACGCGTTCGGTGGCGAGGTCCACGTCGTGAGTGCCGCCGAGGGCGTGCCGGCGACCCTCGCCGTGGCCGCTCCGGACGAGAACGCCGGTCAGGGCGGCGTATGGCTGTTCAAGGGCGGCAGCGCGGGCCCGGTGGCCCGGGGCAGTGTCTCCTTCGGCGAGGCGAGCCTGGGCGTGGCCCCCTCCGCGGTCCACTTCGGCCGTCTGCTGGGCTGA